The Victivallaceae bacterium genome contains a region encoding:
- a CDS encoding LOG family protein — translation MINRYRPLIDVKFFSEYDEGTKLMKDSFPSIGVLGGSGVLSCSREYADAFRLCKELAQNGYNIVTGGGEGIMEAANKGALEGNSKSYGLNLSGVAQDNPYVSPGLSKSFYNLSIRKTVMIENCCLFLFFPGGFGTFDELFEICALIQAEHMTSLPLFLIEKDFWKEFLRWFCLNIVNKGYAKDALAENFILIEPQDVLSKIQALISPSENLKRDILRH, via the coding sequence ATGATAAATCGTTACCGTCCTTTGATTGACGTAAAGTTTTTCTCGGAATACGACGAAGGCACGAAGCTCATGAAAGACTCTTTTCCTTCAATCGGCGTCTTAGGTGGGTCAGGAGTACTTTCTTGTTCTCGAGAATATGCTGACGCGTTCCGTTTATGCAAAGAATTAGCGCAAAACGGTTATAATATCGTTACCGGCGGAGGAGAAGGGATCATGGAAGCTGCCAATAAAGGAGCTTTAGAAGGAAATTCCAAATCTTACGGTTTAAATCTTTCGGGAGTAGCTCAAGACAACCCTTACGTTTCTCCCGGATTGAGCAAGAGTTTTTATAATCTTTCCATAAGAAAAACGGTTATGATCGAAAACTGTTGTCTCTTTTTGTTTTTTCCGGGAGGGTTCGGAACTTTCGATGAGCTATTTGAAATTTGTGCTCTTATACAAGCGGAACACATGACGTCTCTTCCTTTATTTCTGATAGAAAAAGATTTTTGGAAGGAGTTTCTTCGTTGGTTTTGTCTTAATATCGTCAATAAAGGTTATGCAAAGGATGCACTTGCGGAAAATTTCATTCTTATCGAACCACAAGACGTTCTTTCAAAAATTCAAGCCCTCATCTCCCCATCGGAAAATCTAAAAAGAGACATCCTTAGACATTAA
- a CDS encoding class I SAM-dependent methyltransferase codes for MKRKTTSSSWEEVSKEYGKSVADKGHYYHRNVILPRLLKLLDFKNPQEQVDKRNISDFLLDLGCGQGVLSRAIPQKIGYLGLDVSPSLIREAELKNRNKNHSFSIKDLSVATTTEHSKNPMAFSHAVALLSLQNMEYPDRAINYGVSLLKEGGVFIAVLNHPCFRIPRLSSWSVDEKQQSVYRRVDRYLTKTSIPIVMNPGKKNSVSTISFHFPLSYWTQVFSEAGLLIKCMEEWISDKTSIGSKSKAENKARKEIPLFLAIKAYKISCLRK; via the coding sequence ATGAAACGTAAAACGACTTCATCTTCTTGGGAAGAGGTTTCGAAAGAGTACGGTAAATCCGTAGCCGATAAAGGTCATTATTATCACCGCAACGTTATATTACCGAGGTTGCTCAAACTTCTTGATTTTAAAAATCCTCAAGAACAAGTGGATAAACGAAATATATCCGACTTTCTTCTCGATCTCGGATGCGGTCAAGGCGTTCTTTCCAGAGCTATTCCTCAAAAAATCGGTTATCTGGGATTGGATGTCTCGCCTTCTTTAATTAGAGAAGCCGAGCTCAAGAACCGAAATAAAAATCATAGCTTTTCGATTAAGGATCTTTCCGTTGCAACAACAACCGAACATTCGAAAAATCCGATGGCTTTTTCTCATGCCGTTGCTCTTTTATCCTTACAAAATATGGAATACCCTGATCGAGCAATCAATTACGGAGTCTCTTTACTAAAAGAAGGGGGTGTTTTCATAGCGGTTTTAAATCACCCTTGCTTTAGAATTCCCAGATTGTCTTCATGGAGCGTGGACGAAAAACAACAATCCGTTTATCGTCGAGTCGATCGGTATCTCACGAAAACCTCCATTCCGATCGTCATGAATCCGGGTAAAAAGAACTCTGTTTCGACGATTTCTTTTCATTTCCCTCTTTCTTATTGGACTCAAGTCTTTTCCGAAGCCGGTCTGTTAATTAAATGTATGGAAGAGTGGATTTCCGATAAAACATCGATCGGTTCCAAAAGCAAAGCCGAAAATAAAGCGCGTAAAGAAATTCCTTTGTTCCTCGCTATCAAAGCCTATAAGATATCTTGTTTGAGAAAATAA
- the rpe gene encoding ribulose-phosphate 3-epimerase, with product MVSTDSNKKIFIGPSIFGADFGHLSEEASRIEKAGADFIHVDIMDGHFVPNLTMGAKAVASVNRSTDLFLEIHAMIYNPFQFIESFVEAGADRIIIHFEATEDVEKTLDYIHKCGVRCGLAFSPGTSVEFIPKFIHSCDLILIMSVVPGFCAQKFLEDTPNRIRFVRDMCKICFDKPQEADSFLIEVDGGINRETARLCIDAGANVLVAADYLFSEQGGDMEYKIKELRNSSR from the coding sequence TTGGTCAGCACGGATAGTAATAAAAAAATATTTATAGGTCCGTCTATCTTTGGGGCCGATTTCGGGCATTTATCCGAAGAAGCGTCTCGTATCGAAAAAGCCGGTGCGGACTTCATCCATGTAGACATTATGGATGGCCATTTCGTTCCCAATCTTACTATGGGGGCTAAGGCAGTAGCTTCCGTTAATCGGTCAACGGACTTATTTCTCGAAATACATGCCATGATTTATAACCCGTTTCAATTTATTGAAAGCTTTGTAGAGGCAGGAGCCGATAGGATTATCATTCATTTTGAAGCGACGGAAGATGTTGAGAAAACTTTGGATTACATTCATAAATGCGGCGTACGATGCGGGTTGGCTTTTTCTCCCGGAACTTCCGTTGAGTTCATTCCTAAATTCATTCATTCTTGCGATTTGATATTGATTATGTCCGTCGTTCCCGGATTCTGCGCTCAAAAATTTTTGGAAGATACGCCGAACAGAATTCGCTTCGTCCGTGATATGTGTAAAATTTGTTTTGATAAACCACAGGAAGCCGATTCGTTTTTGATAGAAGTAGACGGAGGAATCAATCGCGAGACTGCTCGGTTATGCATTGATGCGGGAGCAAACGTTTTGGTTGCTGCGGATTATCTTTTCTCCGAACAGGGGGGAGACATGGAATATAAGATCAAGGAATTGCGCAATAGTTCGAGGTGA
- a CDS encoding elongation factor P, producing MVQSNQITVGMMILIKDKLYKVLSVSKVSGPKGDVFIKVEIKEHDTDIVTEKNFKLGQEVQDVNFENRTLEFLYREGDGYLFLDIGNYEKVFISGPVMKDKFLFLKAGISLTAVMYVENVFSIELPHFLELMVSKTDFPGEDVPMTGGNKRALLETGVEVFVPPFIEIGDVIKVDTRTSEYIQRV from the coding sequence ATGGTGCAAAGCAATCAGATTACCGTCGGTATGATGATTTTAATAAAAGATAAACTTTACAAAGTGTTGTCCGTTTCGAAGGTCTCGGGTCCTAAAGGAGACGTCTTTATTAAGGTTGAAATCAAAGAACATGATACGGATATCGTGACCGAGAAGAATTTTAAACTCGGACAAGAAGTTCAGGACGTGAATTTCGAAAATAGAACGTTAGAGTTTCTTTATCGGGAGGGGGATGGGTATCTGTTCTTGGATATAGGTAATTACGAAAAAGTGTTTATTTCCGGACCTGTCATGAAGGATAAATTTTTATTTCTTAAAGCAGGGATTTCATTAACCGCCGTTATGTACGTGGAAAACGTTTTTTCCATCGAACTTCCTCACTTTTTAGAATTAATGGTATCTAAAACGGATTTTCCGGGAGAAGATGTGCCTATGACCGGAGGAAACAAAAGGGCGTTACTGGAAACGGGAGTTGAAGTATTCGTTCCTCCTTTCATAGAAATCGGAGACGTTATAAAAGTCGATACTCGTACTTCCGAGTATATTCAAAGAGTTTAA
- the accC gene encoding acetyl-CoA carboxylase biotin carboxylase subunit, translating into MKKVLIANRGEIGVRIIRACHDLGLSTVAVYSQADAEALHVLLADEAVCIGEPQATKSYLKISNILAACEITGADAVHPGYGFLSENANFASICESCGLNFIGPSSTSIALMGDKVSAKLLAKKVKCPVIPGSNGLVKDEEEGYAISAKIGFPVIIKAVAGGGGRGIRVVYDKDEFRRNFCAARAEAEAGFGNPGLYIEKYIENPRHLEIQVLGDKQGNYIHLGERDCTVQRRRQKLIEETPSPVLTAELREKIGKLSIELAKNAGYFSTGTVEFLLDKNKHFYFMEMNTRIQVEHTITEEVTGIDLVKAQLQIAMGHKLPWKQKNIKLSGHVIQCRINAEDPGNGFMPCPGRLEYYLPPAGPHVRVDGACYAGYVIPPYYDSMIAKVISKGKGRQEAIDIMKRALKEFHIGGIHSTIPFHKFMLDNKDFLELNYDIGFVDDLMSKDVSF; encoded by the coding sequence ATGAAAAAGGTTTTGATAGCGAACAGGGGTGAAATAGGCGTCAGGATTATAAGGGCTTGCCACGATCTGGGATTGTCCACCGTAGCCGTTTATTCACAAGCCGATGCGGAAGCCCTTCATGTGCTTTTGGCAGATGAGGCTGTTTGTATCGGTGAGCCCCAAGCGACTAAATCTTATTTAAAGATCTCTAATATACTGGCGGCTTGCGAAATTACCGGAGCCGATGCCGTTCATCCCGGATACGGTTTTTTGAGTGAGAATGCTAATTTTGCTTCCATTTGCGAAAGTTGCGGCTTGAATTTTATCGGTCCGTCTTCGACATCGATTGCTTTAATGGGGGATAAAGTATCTGCAAAACTGTTGGCTAAAAAAGTAAAATGTCCCGTAATTCCCGGCTCGAACGGCTTAGTAAAGGATGAGGAAGAAGGTTATGCGATATCTGCCAAGATTGGATTTCCCGTTATTATCAAGGCGGTGGCCGGAGGCGGAGGAAGAGGAATAAGAGTCGTTTACGATAAAGACGAATTTCGAAGGAATTTTTGTGCCGCAAGAGCCGAAGCTGAGGCCGGATTCGGTAATCCCGGTTTATATATCGAAAAGTATATAGAAAATCCTCGACATTTAGAGATTCAGGTTTTAGGTGATAAACAAGGCAATTATATTCATTTAGGTGAACGGGATTGTACCGTTCAAAGAAGACGTCAAAAATTAATTGAGGAGACTCCGAGTCCTGTTCTGACTGCCGAATTAAGAGAAAAGATCGGTAAGTTGTCTATTGAGTTAGCGAAAAATGCAGGTTACTTTTCCACAGGAACGGTAGAGTTTTTATTGGACAAGAACAAGCATTTTTATTTTATGGAAATGAATACGCGTATTCAAGTCGAACATACGATTACCGAAGAAGTGACCGGTATAGATCTCGTAAAAGCTCAACTTCAGATTGCAATGGGTCATAAACTCCCTTGGAAACAAAAGAACATTAAACTTAGCGGACATGTCATTCAATGTAGGATTAATGCGGAAGATCCCGGAAACGGCTTTATGCCCTGTCCGGGTAGATTGGAGTATTATTTACCTCCCGCGGGGCCCCATGTTCGGGTAGACGGTGCTTGTTACGCCGGTTATGTCATTCCTCCTTATTACGATTCCATGATAGCTAAAGTGATTTCAAAAGGCAAAGGTAGGCAGGAAGCTATTGATATCATGAAAAGAGCTCTTAAAGAATTTCACATCGGCGGTATTCATTCGACCATACCTTTCCATAAATTCATGTTAGATAATAAGGATTTTTTAGAACTCAATTACGATATAGGTTTCGTTGACGATTTAATGTCTAAGGATGTCTCTTTTTAG
- the accB gene encoding acetyl-CoA carboxylase biotin carboxyl carrier protein yields the protein MDLKQIEKLMISMGRNGIKRFVIKREGLELELERESAEKETPTYLTHYDGGVFSGFTKEQHPPVYSVNTEKPPRGNASVEESKHETGETFVTSPMVGTFYATSSPDNPPYVKSGDSVNEDTPVCIVEAMKVMNEVKAGVRGVVVEVLLTNGDPVQFGSKLFRIKVSE from the coding sequence ATGGATCTGAAGCAAATTGAGAAGCTTATGATTTCTATGGGACGAAACGGAATCAAACGTTTCGTTATCAAACGAGAAGGTTTAGAACTTGAATTAGAGAGGGAATCGGCGGAAAAAGAGACTCCTACTTATCTGACTCATTATGATGGGGGAGTTTTTTCCGGATTTACTAAGGAACAACACCCGCCGGTGTATTCGGTAAACACTGAGAAACCGCCTAGGGGAAACGCGTCCGTTGAAGAAAGCAAGCATGAAACGGGAGAGACGTTTGTCACTTCGCCAATGGTAGGAACGTTCTATGCTACATCGTCTCCCGATAATCCGCCCTACGTGAAATCCGGAGACTCCGTGAATGAAGATACTCCGGTTTGTATTGTAGAGGCGATGAAGGTTATGAATGAAGTCAAAGCCGGAGTAAGGGGAGTAGTCGTTGAAGTTTTATTAACTAACGGGGATCCGGTTCAATTCGGCTCTAAATTATTTCGCATAAAGGTGTCGGAATAG
- a CDS encoding YitT family protein, with amino-acid sequence MGRIKRISSYRFDFFRYFLKTSSWFLLGGLLAACGVQVFLIPNEFIDGGIVGLSIIASHFFGHKFLPFFLILFNLPFVFFAYKQIGKYFVIQMLSAVIIFSGCLLLFDYLPGWLNIPPLVFKGSDLEILVLGGFIIGCGIGLIIRHGGSTDGTEILGIVINRKKGFTVGQVVLFANIFIFIFGGFAYKNWHSAFMSLMTYVVATKVMDMVIVGLEDTKSVTIITNTPKKLGAILMETMGIGLTYIHAEGGYTGETKKLLYIIVERLRLSQLKEIVHQEDPSAFIAIENLHEVVNGKQTKGH; translated from the coding sequence ATGGGAAGAATAAAAAGAATTTCATCTTACAGATTTGATTTTTTTAGATATTTTCTTAAAACGTCTTCTTGGTTTTTACTGGGCGGTCTTCTTGCGGCTTGCGGCGTCCAAGTTTTTCTGATTCCCAATGAATTCATAGATGGTGGGATCGTAGGGTTATCGATCATAGCTTCTCATTTTTTCGGACATAAATTCCTTCCTTTTTTCCTGATCCTATTCAATCTTCCTTTCGTGTTTTTTGCCTATAAGCAAATCGGAAAATATTTCGTCATCCAAATGTTGTCCGCAGTCATTATTTTTTCCGGATGCCTATTATTGTTCGACTATCTTCCCGGATGGCTGAATATTCCACCGTTGGTTTTTAAAGGTTCGGATTTGGAAATTCTCGTTCTCGGAGGATTTATAATCGGATGCGGGATAGGCTTAATCATAAGACACGGCGGTTCGACGGACGGAACTGAAATTTTGGGAATTGTTATCAATAGGAAAAAAGGATTTACCGTAGGACAAGTCGTCCTTTTCGCCAATATTTTCATCTTTATTTTTGGAGGATTTGCCTACAAAAATTGGCATTCTGCTTTCATGTCGTTAATGACTTACGTCGTAGCAACAAAAGTTATGGATATGGTCATTGTCGGATTGGAGGATACGAAATCCGTAACGATTATCACTAACACTCCTAAAAAATTAGGCGCGATCCTTATGGAAACCATGGGAATCGGCTTGACGTATATTCATGCTGAAGGAGGATATACGGGAGAAACAAAAAAATTGCTTTATATTATTGTCGAACGTCTTAGACTTTCTCAACTAAAAGAAATTGTGCATCAGGAAGATCCGTCTGCTTTCATTGCAATCGAGAATCTACATGAGGTGGTCAACGGCAAACAGACCAAGGGACACTAG
- a CDS encoding YihY/virulence factor BrkB family protein produces the protein MLKISIKKDVDKGASLLTYYGLLTIAPVFVFFFRLSQGFLSSFDFKGWLFEKFPTYRDQIQKLSETAASNPGKSTAIIVLAGSFLVFCWAGISILRTIEDTMNQIWESHSLIKSFKRIGAYLAVVLISPAIFLLSSGSFVYLTKVLPLTQPKFLNLNTSIIIFYFISYLLPYLIVCVLLSCMYMFMPHAEVKASPAFISGFIIGSLYYVLQAWYFSFQIKIFDYSVTYGALSSLPILIVWMYVCWYMFLIGGALTFSLQNLDTYSGPAVHLHEGVFFTTVICSFILSYCFDIFRNGKPAPSLNDLAKKLKIGLSETQKYTSFLINQGFLNEIISLKGKRYQPSSPLEKISIMTVFELLIKQRKNNNFPNQEKIEIIETSLTKILEEGKSSSFNLLVTDIESKS, from the coding sequence ATGTTAAAGATCTCAATTAAAAAAGACGTTGACAAAGGAGCTTCTTTATTAACCTATTACGGATTATTAACGATAGCTCCCGTTTTCGTTTTTTTCTTTAGACTTTCTCAAGGCTTTTTATCCAGTTTCGATTTTAAAGGTTGGTTATTCGAAAAATTTCCTACTTATCGTGATCAAATTCAAAAGTTATCGGAAACTGCTGCCTCCAATCCGGGAAAAAGCACTGCGATTATCGTACTGGCAGGAAGTTTTTTGGTTTTTTGTTGGGCAGGAATCAGTATCTTGAGAACCATAGAAGACACAATGAATCAGATTTGGGAATCTCATTCATTAATCAAGAGTTTTAAAAGAATCGGAGCTTATCTTGCCGTCGTTTTGATCAGTCCGGCCATTTTCCTTCTATCGAGTGGTTCTTTCGTTTACTTAACTAAAGTTCTTCCTCTAACACAACCTAAATTTTTAAATCTGAATACTTCAATCATTATCTTTTATTTTATTTCCTATCTTCTCCCTTATCTGATCGTATGCGTGCTTTTATCCTGCATGTATATGTTCATGCCCCATGCAGAAGTAAAGGCATCTCCTGCCTTTATTTCCGGATTCATTATCGGATCCTTGTATTATGTTCTGCAAGCTTGGTATTTCAGTTTTCAAATCAAGATATTTGACTACAGTGTGACCTACGGAGCTTTATCATCCCTTCCGATTTTAATTGTGTGGATGTATGTATGCTGGTACATGTTCCTGATCGGAGGAGCTTTGACATTCTCCCTACAAAACCTGGATACTTATTCAGGACCGGCCGTACATCTCCACGAAGGCGTTTTCTTCACTACGGTCATCTGTTCATTTATTCTCAGCTATTGTTTCGACATTTTCCGTAACGGTAAGCCTGCACCTTCTCTTAACGATTTGGCAAAAAAATTGAAAATAGGTTTATCCGAAACTCAAAAATATACTTCTTTTCTTATAAACCAAGGATTTTTAAATGAGATTATTTCATTAAAAGGCAAAAGGTACCAACCTTCTTCTCCTCTTGAAAAAATATCGATTATGACCGTCTTCGAATTACTGATTAAGCAACGAAAAAACAACAATTTTCCGAATCAAGAAAAAATAGAAATTATCGAAACCTCTCTAACAAAAATTCTTGAAGAAGGAAAATCATCATCTTTTAACTTGTTGGTAACCGATATTGAAAGTAAGTCATGA
- the surE gene encoding 5'/3'-nucleotidase SurE has protein sequence MNKPLKILITNDDGIYAKGIDILIEIVKNKLDCELFIVAPLTNQSAKSMAFSHRHPVAISQIFSEPGISKWAVEGTPVDCSKLGLNVVFEDTLPDIVLSGINNGSNAGQNVLYSGTAGAALDAALKGVPAIAFSQVGHIDSFQKEPGGDYIKILIDYLLAHPMKKPNCLNVNFPSCDKYLGLRLTTPGHEFCVEDPCLISKERSRDFYMIGSKTEGSLNDASDEYRTLIEGYITVAPFSPLDSHKIDGCKFQEKRNIFDDFVDRHPSYTSLQIE, from the coding sequence ATGAACAAACCATTGAAAATCCTTATTACCAACGATGACGGCATTTACGCCAAGGGTATAGATATATTGATCGAGATCGTAAAAAATAAACTCGACTGCGAATTATTCATCGTAGCTCCTCTTACCAACCAATCCGCCAAAAGTATGGCTTTTTCTCATCGTCATCCCGTAGCTATCAGTCAAATTTTTTCGGAACCCGGAATCTCGAAATGGGCTGTGGAAGGCACTCCGGTCGATTGTTCGAAATTGGGTTTGAATGTTGTCTTCGAAGATACTCTCCCGGATATCGTTCTTTCCGGAATCAATAACGGCTCGAATGCAGGACAAAACGTTCTATATTCAGGAACAGCCGGAGCTGCTTTAGATGCAGCATTAAAAGGAGTTCCTGCCATTGCCTTTTCTCAAGTCGGACATATTGATTCGTTTCAAAAAGAACCGGGGGGGGATTATATTAAGATCCTGATAGACTATCTTCTGGCTCATCCGATGAAAAAACCCAACTGTCTGAACGTTAATTTTCCTTCATGCGATAAATATCTAGGTTTACGCCTTACTACCCCCGGACACGAATTTTGTGTGGAGGATCCTTGTTTGATTTCGAAAGAACGAAGTCGTGATTTTTATATGATCGGAAGCAAAACGGAAGGATCGTTAAATGATGCTTCCGATGAATATCGAACGCTTATTGAAGGCTACATAACCGTAGCACCTTTTTCGCCTCTTGACTCCCATAAGATCGATGGATGCAAATTTCAAGAAAAACGCAATATTTTTGACGATTTCGTAGATCGACATCCTTCATATACTTCCTTACAAATCGAATAA
- a CDS encoding ATP-binding cassette domain-containing protein: MWVVQGEDIVVKGSFGGSKPILKKVSFALEEGRVTLFIGKSGSGKTTLLRSIVGLNVVDSGNIIVRDKQRVGFVSQSYDLFSHMTVLKNCVHPQIKVKNENYDIAVEKAMEFLKFLEIEDLVDCYPDSLSGGQRQRVAIARTLSMDSKIVLFDEPTAALDPYATEAFADLVKHIVSHGVTVGMSVHDMLLVNMCLDTVYLLDNGRIVDHFSVDDCGKPAPDSLIHQYLNKGDRSPSSENFN; this comes from the coding sequence ATGTGGGTAGTACAGGGCGAAGATATTGTCGTTAAAGGTAGCTTCGGAGGTAGTAAGCCGATTCTTAAAAAGGTTTCCTTCGCCTTGGAAGAAGGACGTGTCACTTTGTTTATAGGAAAAAGCGGATCCGGAAAAACGACTTTATTACGATCCATCGTAGGGCTCAATGTTGTTGATTCCGGGAATATTATCGTTCGGGATAAACAAAGAGTGGGATTTGTTTCTCAGAGCTATGATTTGTTTTCGCATATGACCGTTTTGAAGAATTGCGTTCATCCTCAGATTAAGGTAAAAAACGAAAACTACGATATAGCCGTCGAGAAGGCAATGGAATTTCTTAAGTTTTTGGAAATCGAGGATTTGGTTGATTGTTATCCTGATAGTCTTTCCGGAGGACAAAGACAACGAGTCGCTATTGCCAGAACTTTGTCTATGGATTCCAAGATAGTACTTTTCGATGAACCCACGGCTGCTTTGGATCCTTATGCAACGGAAGCGTTTGCCGATTTGGTCAAGCATATTGTTTCTCACGGAGTTACCGTAGGTATGTCCGTCCATGACATGCTTTTGGTCAACATGTGTTTGGATACGGTTTATCTTTTGGATAACGGTAGAATCGTCGATCACTTTTCAGTTGACGATTGCGGAAAACCTGCGCCTGATTCTCTGATTCATCAATATTTAAATAAAGGCGATCGATCGCCTTCTTCGGAAAATTTCAATTAA
- a CDS encoding UbiX family flavin prenyltransferase: protein MSRFIIGISGSSGVILSVILIRELVRLNHCLEVVISSGGYRTIYYELGKEFSTPKTFMNLFSHEERLRINLHGINDIGAGIASGSYETSGMAIVPCSMATVAALSVGLGDNALRRAGDVIMKEKRKFVIVPREAPLSTIHLENLLKLSRMEGVFILPPSPQWYFRPQSLEEVEKLIVGKIMACLGIKSDLFREWNGKIEKENNLVSLGLFAVDHLM from the coding sequence TTGAGTCGTTTTATCATAGGTATTTCGGGATCATCCGGAGTTATTCTTTCCGTCATTTTAATTAGGGAACTAGTGCGGCTCAATCACTGTTTGGAGGTTGTGATCAGTTCCGGAGGATACAGAACGATTTATTATGAATTGGGAAAGGAATTTTCGACCCCGAAAACATTCATGAATTTATTTTCACATGAAGAACGATTACGAATTAATCTTCATGGAATAAACGATATTGGTGCCGGAATCGCTTCAGGTTCCTACGAAACATCAGGTATGGCTATAGTTCCTTGCAGTATGGCTACCGTTGCGGCTTTAAGCGTAGGTTTAGGAGATAATGCGTTAAGGAGGGCAGGAGACGTTATCATGAAGGAGAAACGAAAATTTGTTATAGTTCCCAGAGAAGCTCCTTTAAGCACTATCCATCTTGAAAATCTTTTGAAATTAAGTCGTATGGAAGGAGTCTTTATCTTACCGCCTTCGCCCCAATGGTATTTTCGACCTCAATCTTTAGAAGAGGTAGAAAAATTAATTGTAGGAAAAATTATGGCTTGCCTTGGGATAAAGAGCGATTTATTCAGAGAGTGGAACGGTAAAATTGAAAAAGAAAACAATCTAGTGTCCCTTGGTCTGTTTGCCGTTGACCACCTCATGTAG
- a CDS encoding UbiA family prenyltransferase produces MNILDIFLKLNNIKYALFGILFFLSVLPIVFLDRQFAFWRDVPKISFGLLGIIAARSLGVIVNQISDRHPDFKNPRTCHRPIASREVAVHKAAACALFSLVVFLFCSSIFGKESLIYSLICMGLMIIYPLFKKFSIYCHFILGSIYCLAVLNVFCVLSGKIISLKSLLMGTAIGLTITANDIAYALYDIDFDRKEGLYSIPARYTIKRVFRIISFIYCISLFCLILLGVISLFPSDFYMFLALPAGAMFFNYRRLVGNFFRNDQKCDTLFIGNVTIAFAFCLMTCLFFFKRMF; encoded by the coding sequence ATGAACATACTTGATATTTTTCTTAAGTTAAATAACATAAAGTATGCTCTCTTCGGTATTCTATTTTTTCTTTCTGTTCTTCCTATTGTTTTTCTTGATCGACAATTTGCCTTCTGGCGGGACGTACCAAAAATTTCATTTGGGTTACTTGGCATTATAGCGGCACGTTCCTTGGGAGTTATTGTTAACCAGATATCGGATCGTCATCCGGATTTCAAAAATCCCAGAACATGTCATAGACCGATAGCATCGAGAGAAGTTGCAGTTCATAAGGCCGCTGCCTGTGCATTATTTTCTTTGGTGGTTTTTCTATTCTGCAGTTCGATTTTCGGAAAAGAGTCTTTAATATATTCTTTAATATGTATGGGATTGATGATAATCTATCCTTTGTTTAAGAAGTTTAGTATATATTGTCATTTTATTCTGGGTAGTATTTATTGCTTAGCTGTTTTGAACGTTTTTTGTGTCTTATCCGGAAAAATTATTTCTCTGAAATCTTTATTGATGGGAACGGCTATAGGACTTACGATTACGGCTAACGATATTGCTTATGCTTTGTATGATATCGATTTCGATAGAAAAGAAGGTTTATATAGTATTCCGGCCCGTTACACTATTAAACGTGTTTTTCGGATTATTTCTTTTATCTATTGTATTTCGTTATTTTGTCTGATTTTGTTGGGAGTTATTTCTTTATTTCCTTCTGATTTTTATATGTTTTTAGCGTTACCCGCCGGTGCCATGTTTTTTAATTATAGACGGTTAGTCGGAAATTTTTTTCGAAATGACCAAAAGTGCGATACTTTATTTATCGGTAACGTAACAATTGCTTTTGCTTTTTGTCTTATGACGTGTTTATTTTTTTTTAAACGTATGTTTTAG